A genomic segment from Ruficoccus amylovorans encodes:
- the miaA gene encoding tRNA (adenosine(37)-N6)-dimethylallyltransferase MiaA, which translates to MSDVDASRTLTILTGPTAVGKTALALAWARAHDAEIVSCDSTLVYRGMDIATAKPTPAEREQVPHHLIDVSPVSRQLSVVDYLELARRAVADIHARGKRVLVTGGSGFYLKGFLAAVADDIPVPDEVRESVARLESAEGLPGLLRRLREVSPDTGRLDTMNPRRVARALERSLASGRSVAELERDFLKKPGVFDAFPRRVILLERARESLHTRIAVRTRQMLDDGLVAEIERLIPEGLEQNPSAAGAIGTREVLQMLRGELSPAELEAAINQATRRLVAKQRKWFRHQLSPDQVIDLDADEGATGKF; encoded by the coding sequence ATGAGCGACGTGGATGCATCCCGTACCCTGACTATTCTCACCGGGCCGACCGCCGTGGGCAAGACCGCCCTCGCGCTCGCGTGGGCGCGCGCGCACGACGCCGAAATCGTCTCCTGCGACTCGACGCTGGTCTATCGCGGGATGGACATCGCCACGGCCAAGCCCACGCCCGCCGAGCGCGAACAGGTCCCCCATCACCTGATCGACGTTTCCCCGGTCAGCCGCCAGCTCTCGGTCGTTGACTACCTCGAACTCGCCCGCCGGGCCGTGGCCGACATCCACGCCCGCGGCAAGCGCGTGCTCGTCACCGGTGGCAGCGGTTTTTACCTAAAGGGGTTTCTCGCCGCCGTCGCCGACGACATTCCTGTGCCCGACGAGGTACGCGAGAGCGTGGCGCGGTTGGAATCCGCCGAGGGCCTCCCCGGCCTGCTCCGGCGGCTGCGCGAGGTCAGCCCCGACACCGGTCGCCTCGACACGATGAATCCGCGCCGCGTCGCGCGGGCGCTGGAACGCTCTCTGGCCTCCGGTCGGAGTGTGGCCGAATTGGAGCGCGATTTCTTGAAAAAGCCCGGCGTGTTCGACGCCTTCCCCCGGCGGGTCATCCTCCTGGAGCGCGCCCGCGAGAGCCTGCACACGCGCATCGCCGTCCGCACCCGCCAGATGCTGGACGACGGTCTGGTGGCCGAGATCGAGCGCCTCATCCCCGAGGGGCTTGAGCAAAACCCCAGCGCCGCCGGAGCCATCGGCACCCGCGAAGTCCTGCAAATGCTGCGTGGCGAACTCTCCCCCGCCGAACTGGAAGCGGCCATCAATCAGGCCACGCGCCGCCTTGTCGCCAAACAGCGCAAGTGGTTCCGCCATCAACTCAGCCCGGACCAAGTGATTGATCTCGACGCGGACGAGGGCGCGACCGGAAAGTTTTGA